One region of Camelina sativa cultivar DH55 chromosome 6, Cs, whole genome shotgun sequence genomic DNA includes:
- the LOC104698742 gene encoding glutathione S-transferase T3-like, which yields MSSYNTFSQTSSSYLELLNSQEESLNQDGAYEIPPSSSQQSQDEPLSQDTPVKKDRKKWNPADDETLISAWLNTSKDPVIANQQKGGSFWQRVNKYYAETPHAIAKGENEMNINCKQRWFRINEFTNKFCGAYAAAERVNSSGHSENDVLKMAHNIYFSEYKMKFTMEHCWCLLRFEQKWLNLNAINNPSTSVRAKRKPVAVASQSKSGSQSEAASQSESTHTEQDFEIRPEGIKAAKAKRNTAQEKRNTAQGKALAEYKSMWEVKKVDMAEKEKLQKLGILDTLLAKLEPLSEADQLIKDKIVAQYF from the coding sequence ATGAGTTCTTACAATACATTCAGTCAGACCTCTTCTAGTTATTTAGAGCTTCTCAACAGTCAAGAAGAGTCTCTTAACCAAGATGGTGCTTATGAAATACCTCCTTCGAGCTCTCAACAATCCCAGGATGAACCTCTTTCTCAAGATACACCTGTCAAAAAGGATAGGAAGAAATGGAATCCGGCTGACGATGAAACTCTTATCAGTGCATGGCTGAACACTTCAAAGGATCCGGTGAttgcaaatcaacaaaagggaGGGAGCTTTTGGCAAAGGGTTAACAAATACTACGCAGAAACTCCTCACGCCATAGCCAAAGGTGAAAACGAGATGAACATAAACTGTAAGCAGAGGTGGTTTAGGATCAACGAGTTCACTAACAAGTTCTGCGGGGCTTACGCAGCTGCAGAGAGAGTAAACAGTAGTGGACACTCTGAGAACGATGTGCTGAAGATGGCTCACAACATCTACTTCTCTGAATATAAGATGAAGTTTACAATGGAGCATTGCTGGTGTTTGTTAAGGTTTGAGCAGAAATGGCTGAACCTTAACGCTATTAACAACCCTTCAACTTCAGTTAGAGCAAAGAGGAAACCAGTTGCTGTAGCTTCACAATCCAAGTCAGGTTCACAATCCGAGGCAGCTTCACAATCCGAGTCAACCCACACTGAGCAAGACTTTGAGATAAGGCCTGAAGGTATCAAGGCTGCAAAGGCGAAGAGGAACACTGCCCAAGAGAAGAGGAACACTGCCCAGGGGAAGGCTCTAGCTGAGTACAAGAGCATGTGGGAAGTAAAGAAGGTGGATATGGCTGAAAAAGAGAAGCTACAGAAGCTTGGCATACTAGACACACTTCTTGCCAAACTAGAGCCACTTAGTGAAGCTGATCAACTTATCAAGGATAAGATAGTGGCTCAGTATTTCTGA